Within Streptomyces antibioticus, the genomic segment CGGTCTCCGGACCTGAACCACCCTCCGAGAGGACCCTCGAATGCCCCGACTCACCTGGCAGAAGTCCTCGTTCAGCGGCGGCGGCAAGGGCAACTGCGTCGAGCTGGCCGCGTCGGGCTCGTCTCTCGTCCACCTCCGTGAGAGCGACCACCCCCGCGACACGACCGCCACCACACCCCACGCCCTCGCACACCTCCTCCGCGCGGTCAAGCGCGGCGGCCTCCGGAGCTGACGGAGGTCAGCGTTCCGTCGGGGACTCCTCGCCCGTGATCAGGACCGTGCCGGACGGGGCCGTTGCCGTTCTGGGGGTCAGGGTGAGGGTGATCCGCTGGGTCTCCGCGTGGCCGTACCGGCCGGAGGCGCCCGCGTCGATCACCCAGAGGCGTACCTTCGCGTCGGCCCCCGCCTCGCGGGTCACCGCGACGGACGCCTCGATCTCGACCGGGCCGAGTTCGAAGCGGAGCGCCTCGCCCTCGCCGTCCGCCAGGGCCGTGCTCAGTTGGGTTCTCAACTCGCGGATCATGTCGGCGAGTTCGATCATTGCTCCCCCTTGTGGCTCGTCACCGCAGGACCGTCAGGGCCACCACGGTGACCAATGCAACTACAGTCAGCGCGGCCCAGACCAGAGCGGTCACACGCTCCTTGCTCGGGCGGCGGTGGACCACGATCCCGCCGGGCCCTGGGTAGGCGTAGTACACCCGGTCGGGATCGGCGCGCAGGGCCACCCGGGCGAGGGGCAGATGGCGGAGCGTGACGCGTCGCAGGATCTCGCCGTCCTTCACCGCGAGCAGCGGCGCGGCCAGCTTGCGGTGCTCGTCGTCGAGGAAGTCGGGGAGTTCCGCGCCGACGTCGCACAGCGTGCGGTGGTTCCACTGGTCGGTGCGGACCCGGAGGAAGGCCGGCGCGGACACCTTCGTCTCCTCCCGGTCGGGTGTGTGGGTGATGACGCCCTGGGTCCACACGGTGAAGCGGCCGGTGCCGCCGCACGCCTCGTCCCGCACCCGCCGCGCGCCCTTGCAGTCCGCGCAGGGGGCCAGACCGGTCCCCGAGCAGGCCGGGCAGGTGGTCTGCCGCCGGCCGAGACAGTTCGGACAGGCCACGTCCGGGCGCCGGCACCGTGTGCAGGTGGCCCGCTCCACCTCCGCCGCGTCCGGGCGGGACGCGGCGGCGGCACGGGCCCGGCGGCTGCGCGGATGCCCGGTGCCGTCGCACTCCCAGCAGGTGTCGGGGCCGCCGTGGCAGACCGCGCACTCGACATGGCGGGGGCAGTCCCGGCCGCCGCGCCCCTCGCAGGTGCCGCAGTCCTTCCTGCCGTCCTCGCAGTCCGGGCATTCCAGCTCGTCCAGCGAGCCCTCACGGACGAGTTCGTACCGCTTCGCAAGCCCCGGGTGCGCGGGCGGCGGGACGGTGTACGCGTCGAGGTCGGTGTAGGTCGGCAGCCGCGCCGGGCCTGCGCGCCGTCCCTTGTCCTTGCGGGACGTCTCCTCCCGGCGCTCGATCGACCGCAGGACCTGGCAGTCGAACAGCGACTGCCAGGAGAAGTCCGCCGCACCGGCCGCGGTGACGTGGACGCCACCGCCGCGCCGGGCGATGTGCCGTTCGACGGCCTTGAGGATCTCTTCCCTGGACGGTGCCGTGGCCAACGCCGTTCCCCCTCGCCGCCGGAAGACGCGTGCAGGAGGAGCAGGTTAGGAGTCCGGCCCGGCCACGACAAGAGCGCCTCGTCACGCCAAGAGGCGCCCTTGTCACGTCACTTGTAGGCGGCGAACGCCTTCGCGAAGGCGGAGTCGCTCTGGAGGATCGAGCTGCACGTGGCGTCGGCCTGGTTCTTGGTGCCGCCCGGGCACTGCTTGTCCCGGGTGACCGACCACATCGACAGCCAGCCGAGCCCCTTGGCCTTGGCGAACGCGACGAGCTGGGTGGCGTCCTCGACCGTGAATATCTCGGTGACGACGTCGTTCACGCCGATCATCGGGGTCACCGCGACGGTCTTCCACGCCGCGCTCTCGCTCAGCCCGAGCACGCTCTTGACCTGCGCCTGCGTCGCGGTGGCGGCCTGCTCCGCGTACGTGCCCATGTCCCCGCTGTACGCCGGGCCGTAGTCCATCGCCATGATGTTGACGGTGGCGATCCCCACGCCGTTGGCCTTCGCGTCGGCGAGCAGGCTCACGCCGTCCTGGGTCAGCCCCTCGGGCATCACCGGGAGGGTGTAGGAGACGTCGAGGCCGGGGTGGCTGCGCTGGAGCCGGGCGATGGCCTGGGCGCGGCGGGTGTTCGCCGCGGCGTTCGGCAGCGCGCCGCCCTCGACGTCGAAGTCGACCTTGGTCAGCCCGTAGGCGTCCACGACCTTGGTGTACGCCGCCGTCAGCGCGTCCACCGAGGAGCAGGTGGTGGCCAGTTCGGAGCCGGCCGCGCCGCCGAAGGAGACCCGGACGTCACCGCCCTTGGCGCGCAGCGCGCCGATCTGGGAGGCGACGCCGTCGCTCGCGAGGTCGGTGACCCCGCCCCACTTCGGTGTGCAGCCGCCGCCGTCGGTGACGAAGGCGAGGTTGTACTCCTTCACGCCGGTCGCCGCCGTGTGCGCGAGCAGGTCGAAGGCCGGGTAGAGGGAGGTGTCGACGAACGGCGCGAAGCCGGCGGAGGCGGTCGTGCCGGTGCCGCCGGTGGGGGTCCCGCCGGAACTGGGGCTCGCGCCGGTGCTCGGGCTCGCGCTCACACTCGGACTGGCGCTGGCGCTGGCGCTGGCACTGGGGCTCGCGCTCGGGGAGGGTGCCGTCGTCGGCCTGCCGCTGGGCTCGGGCGTGGCGCCGCCGTCCGCCGAACACGACGTGCCGTCGATCCGGCAACCGACCGGATCCGCCGTGCCGTTGACGACGAACCCGACGGTGACCGACTCCCCGGCGGCGAGCCCGTCGGTGTCCCAGGACGGCGGGCCCACGGTGATGTGCTGTCCGCTGACCTTCGACCCGGCGTTCCAGAGAGAGCCGAGCTTCGCCCCGGCCGGCAGATCGAACTCCAGCTTCCAATCGCCCTTGGTCGCACCGCTGTTGTTGGTGACGACGTACTGCGCGGTGTACCCGGTCGACCAGTCGCTCGTCCTGGTGTACGCCGCCCCGACCCCGGCCGCCTGCGCGGTCCCGGTCACGAGGACGACCGCGCCGCCGACCACCGCCGCGGCGACCGCCCCGCCGATCACCTTGTTCCGACCACTGACCCTGCGCCGGTGCGTACTCATGGGCTGCCTGCCTTCACTGTTCACGGGGTGGGACGCGGCAGCACGCTAGCGATCCCGAACCCGGCAAATCGCCCGACAGGGACGGCCGTCGACGGCCTTAGGGCGCGCTTAAGGAGCACATCGGGGACGGTTAAACGATCGTGACGGACCGAGTTCGAACGACAGCGATCGGGATTGATCGAAAGCCGCCCGGTGTCAGAATCGCCGTCCCCCGGCCCACCCGGCCTACCCGGCTCCCCCGGCTCACCCGGCCGCCGCCGCCCGTCTCCGTCTGCGCATCGCACCCCGGTGCCCCCTGCGGACCGGCTCGCGGCCGTCGAGCTGGAGCCACAGGCGTATCTCCGTGCCGCCGAGGACCGACGAGCCGATCCGGACGTCACCGCCGGTGGACTCGGCGAGGCGGCGCACGATGTCCAGGCCCAGCCCTGTCGAGCCGGCGGCGCCCGAACCCCGGCCGCGCGCCATCGCCGTCTCGGGGTCGGGGATGCCGGGACCCGCGTCGGACACCAGGACGATCACCGCGTCGTCGCCGTTGTGCACGTCGACCGCGAAGGCGGTGCCCTCCGGGGTGTGCCGGAAGACATTGCCGAGCAGGGCGTCCAGCGCGGCGGCCAGATCGGCGCGGGCCACGGGTATGCGCACCGGACGGTCCACCCCGGCCAGACGCACCTTGCGGCCCTCGTCCTCCGCGAGCGCCGACCAGAACGCCATCCGCTCCCGGACCACCTCGGCCGCGTCGCACCCGGCGCCGGGTCCGGCCGCCGCCGTCTGCGGCTTGGCCTCCCGGGCCGTACGGATGATGGTGTCGACCTCGCGCTCCAACTGGGCGACCGCGGTCCTGGTCTGCTCGGCGGCCGGGGAGTCGCCGAGCGAGGCCGCGTTCAGCCGGAGCACGGTCAGCGGGGTGCGCAGCCGGTGGGACAGGTCCGCCGCCAGCTCCCGTTCGTTCGCCAGGAGCTGGACCACCTGGTCGGCCATCGAGTTGAACGCCACGGCCGCCAGCCGCAGTTCGTTCGGCCCCTCCTCCGGCACCCGCGCCCCGAGCTTGCCCTCCCCCAGTTCGTGCGCGCCCTCGACCAGGCGCTGGGCCGGCTGGACCATCCGCACCCCCAGCCGGTCGGCGACCGCGACCGAGCCGACCACCAGGCCCGCCCCGACGGCCGCGAGTACGGCCCAGGCCGTGGCCACGCCGTTGCTCACGGCGGACTCGGGGACGAACACCTCGATCACGACCGTGCCGAGGCTGAGCGCGACCGGCTGGAGCAGCGCGGACCCGCCGGGCACCTCGGCCGTGGAGGCCCGGCCCAGCTTCCGTACGGCGGCGATGTCGGCGTCGGCGGCGCGCTGCCGGCCGAGGTCGACGGCGCCCCGGCCGTCACCCGCCGGGATGTGCACCGCCATCCCGTCGTCCGAGCCGGCCGAGGCCACGACCCGCTCCAACTGCTCGCGGTCGGTGGTGATGGACAGCGCCGGGACCACGACCGCCGCCTCCCGCTCGGCGTTGGAGAACGCGCGGTCGCGGGCCATCTCCTTGATGACCAGACCGAGCGGCACCGCGAAGGCGACCACGACCATCGCGGTGACCGCCAGGCAGACCTTGACCAGGGCCCATCTCATCCCGCCCACCCCGCTTCCGCCGGCGGCTCCAGCTTCACGCCGACACCCCGCAGGGTGTGCAGATAGCGCGGCCGGGCCGCCGTCTCGCCCAGTTTCCGGCGCAGCCAGGACAGATGGACGTCGATGGTCTGGTCGTCGCCGTAGGACTGCTGCCACACCTCGGCCAGCAGTTCCCGGCGCGGCACGACCACCCCGGGCCGGCCGGCGAGGAACGCCAGGAGGTCGAACTCGCGCCGGGTCAGGTCGAGTCGGGCGCCGTCCAGCTCGGCCTGACGGCGCAGCGGATCGACCGTCAGACCGCCGACCCGGATGACCGAGGAGGGCGGGGCCTCGCCGGCGGCGGAGCGGGAGCGGCGGAGCACGGCCGCCATCCTCGCCGACAGGTGCTCCACCGAGAACGGCTTGGTCAGGTAGTCGTCCGCGCCCGCGTTGAGCAGGCGGACGATCTCCGTCTCGTCGTCGCGCGCGGTCGCGATGATGACCGGGACGTCGGTGATGCTGCGCAGCATCTTCAACGCCTCGGAGCCGTCCAGGTCGGGCAGTCCGAGGTCCAGGACGACCACGTCGAAACGGAAATGGGCGACCTCGCGCAGCGCCTCCAGGGCTGTCCCGACGCTGCGCACGGTGTGCGAGGCGTCGGTCAGATGCCGGATGAGCGCCGAGCGTACGAACTGGTCGTCCTCGACCACGAGCACACTTGCCATGCGCCGCACCGTACGCCATGCCGACGAGCCCGGTCGGGGCCTGTGGACAACTCCCGTCTTGTGGACAACCGGTGACCCGGTGGGCGACACCCGTGGGGCGGGTGGGGCAAGATGGCCCGCGATGCGCAGAGGACTCGTACACGTACTGGCCTGGCTGCTCGCCACGGGCGCGGCGGTCACGCTGTCGTGGTGGGGTGTCCACACCGTGATGGCGGGCACCGCCTACGATCCTCCGCGCGCCCTTCCGCTGACGGCGGCGGAGGCGACCGCGACCTCGCAGGACTCCCGGCCGCTGCCCTCCGGGAACAGCGTGACGTCTCCCTCCCCCGGCCCCTCGCGCGTCCCGTCCGCGACGGCCCCGGCCCCGAGCCGCACCCCCGACGCCTCCACGTCGTCCTCGCCGAGCACCGCGCCCTCCTCCCCCGCCGCCTCCTCCGGGACGGTCAAGAGCTACGACACCGACGGCGGCCGGGTCGTCTTCGACCTCCGGAAGACCTACGCGACGCTCGTCTCGGCGACGCCGGGCGCGGGCTGGTCGATGCAGGTGTGGAAGACGGAGGCATGGATCCGGGTGGAGTTCGCCTCGGGAGCGGACCGGGTGTCGGTCTTCTGCACCTGGCACGACGGCCCGCCCCGGGTCGAGGTGGGCACGTACTGACCGGGGCGGCGAGACGCTGGGGTCTCAGCGGAACACCGACGGCGGTGGCGCCGGGGAAGCGACCGCCGACGCGTCCGTCACCGGTACCGCCCCGCCGGTGAAGTCGGTGAGCGCCCGGCCGTGTTCGACGCGGCCGGGGTGCGGGTCGGAGGCGGCCCTGCGGGTCAGTTCCGCGACCGGCAGCGGCAGGTCGGAGGCGACGAGGACCGCGTTGCCGAACCGTTTCCCCCGGAGCACCGTCGGGTCGGCGACCAGTGCCAGTTCGGCGAACCGGGCGGCGGCGGTGGCGATCTGGCCGCGCAGATGTGCGAGCGGTGGGCCGTCCGCGAGGTTGGCGGCGTAAGTGCCGCCCGGCTTCAGGGTTCTGCGGACCTCGTCGAGGAACTCGACGGAGGTGAGGTGGGCGGGGGTGCGGGCGCCGCTGAACACATCGGATATGACGAGGTCGGCCCAGCCGTCCGGGATCTTGCCGAGCCCCTCCCGCGCGTCGAGGGAGCGCACCCGGATCCGCGCGCCGGGGTCCAGCGGCAGCCGTTCGCGCACGAGCCGCACGAGCGCGGCGTCCCGCTCGACGACCTGCTGGGTGGAGCGGGGCCGGGTGGCGGCGACGTAGCGGGCCAGGGTGAAGGCGCCGCCGCCGAGGTGCACGACGTGCAGGGGGCGGCCGGGCGGTGCGGTGAGGTCGATGACATGACCGAGGCGGCGCTGGTACTCGAAGGAGAGATGGGCCGGGTCGTCGAGGTCGACGTGCGACTGCGGCGCGTCGTCGATGAGCAGTGTCCAGGCCCGCGCCCGGTCCGGATCGGGCACGAACCGCGCCGACCCGCCGTCGACGGCCTCGGGGGCGGCGGCCGCGGCGTCCCGCTCACGGTCCCGCTCACGCCGGCTGCTGCTCCTGGACTTTCCCATACGTCCATGGTCGCAGGCCGGGGAGGGCGCACGGGCGGCGCCGATCCATGGGGGACCCGCGTCACCGGCGGCTCAGCACCGGGCGGGCGTCACCGGCAACTGTCCGCCGCCTCGATCAGACGGGCCGCCTCCCCGAGGGCGCGGCGCAGGACCGCGGGGTCCGTCGCGAGGTCCGCCTCGCCGGGCGGCACCAGCCAGTCCGAGCCCGCCACCGGCTCGGGGGCGAGTCTCAGTCCCTGGCCGTCGGTCTCGGTGCAGACGCTGCCGGGCACGTCCCAGGCGGCCGCGGTGCCGGGCGGCACGAGGAACGCGAGCGTGTCGTCGCCGTCGTCGTGCAGAACGGGCCCCACCACCTCCCCGTCCCCCCGCCGCAGGATGTCGACCGCCTCCAGACCCTGCCGGGTCGGCACCGTCACGAGGTCGCACGCCGTCACCGACGACGTACAGAAATCGTTGCTCTGGCTGGTCTCCATCCCGGCCTCCACCGCGCAGCCCGCCTGTCGTCCACAGCATTCAACGCGTCACGCCGTCAACGGCTACGGCGGAAGTCCGCCGCAAAGGATGGCAGTTCATGGCAGATCCCGGATGAGATATCCGGTTTGTAGCCAAACACCGCATGGCGGCCCAATCGCAGCAGGTACGTTCTTGCCCGCCGGACATCAGGGTGATCACGTCGAAAATCGGTCGACCCGCCCCGATCCCGGCATGGTTCGACGGTTCGCACGAGAGGACCCGGCCATGGCGTCGTCGACGGTGACCCCACCCCGGCCCAACCGGCCATCCCGACCCAACCTCGCCTTCCGGCACCTGCGCGGACAGCGCTCGCCGGCCGAGTTCGCCGCGCTCGTGCGGCGGGCCGCGCGCGAGATCGGCGAGCGGGTGAGCTGTGACGCGCGCTACATCGGGCGGGTCGAGGCGGGCGAGATCCGCTGTCCCAACTACGCGTACGAGCGGGTGTTCCTGCACATGTTCCCCGGCCGCACGCTCACCGATCTGGGCTTCGCGCCCCGCTCCTCCGTACGCGGACGCGGGGCGCGCGCCCCGGAGGTCACGCCCGGTGCGCACACCACGAGCCCCGCGCACCTCACGGGTGAGACGCGTGGGGCGGGTGAGACGCGCGGGGCGTACGAGCCGTATGACACGCAGAACCCGTACGACACGCACCACAACGACGAGGAGAGCGACGTGCTGCGTCGCGCATTCATGACGGGCGGAGGCGCCGCCGTGGCCGCCGTCTCGCTGGGCCCGCTGGGGTTCACCGCCGACGCCGTCGCGGCGGAGCGCCGGGTCCGCCCGGTCGGGGCCCGGGAGGCGAGCGCCCTGGAGGAGGCGGTCCGCAGGATCCGGCTGCTGGACGACCGGCACGGCGCCGACGGCCTCTACCGGCGGGCGGCCGCACCCCTGCGGGCCGCGTACGCGCTGCTGGACGCCGGGGCGACCCGGCAGGCCACCGCCGAACGGCTGCACTCCGGCGCCGGGGAGCTGGCGATCTCCGTGGGCTGGCTGGCCCATGACTCGGGCCGCTTCGAGGACGCGCGCTCGCACTACGCCGAGGCCCTCGCCACCGCCCGGATGACCGGCGACCAGGCGCTGGAGGCGCACGCCTTCTGCAACACGGCGTTCCTCGCGCGCGACGCCGGGCGCCCCCGTGAGGCGGTGCGCGCCGCGCAGGCCGCGCAACGCGTCGCGCGCCCCCTCGGCTCACCCCGGCTGATGTCCCTGCTGGCGCTGCGCGAGGCGGGCGGCTGGGCCGGGCTCGCCGACCGGGCCGGCTGCGAACAGGCCCTGATCCGCGCCCAGGCCCTCTTCGGACAGGGCCCCCGCGACGACGACCCCGAGTGGATGAGCTTCTACGGCGAGGCCGAGCTGGAGGGCCTGGAGGCGCAGTGCTGGTCGACGCTGGGCGACTGGGGGCGGGCGGCACGGCACGCGAGCCGGGCGGCCGGACTCCAGGACCCGCACTTCACCCGGAACATCGCGCTCTACACGGCCGAGCTGGCGGACGACCTCGCGCGCGGGGGGCGCCCCGACGAGGCGGCGACGGCGGGGCTGCGGGTGCTGGACCTGTTGGACCAGGTCCAGTCGTCACGGGTGCAGGGGATGCTGGACGGCACCGCACGCGTGCTGGCGCCGCACCGGCGGGCGAGCGGGGTGTCGGCCTTCCTGGAGCGGCACGCCTCGGCACCCGGGGAACGGCAGCAGGTACCGGCGCCGCGCAGCGCGTAGCCCCCTCGTGGCCCGGAGGAGCCGGCCCGGCGGTCAGCCCGCGAGGTGTCCCAGGTCGTTCCAGCTCTCGACGGCCGGCTCGCCGTACGCCCAGCCCAGGACGGACAGCGAGGTCGGGTTCAGCCGGATCCGGGCCGCGAAGTCCAGCGGCAGTCCCAGCCACCGCGCCCCGATCGACCTGAGGATGTGCCCGTGGGCGAAGACCAGCACGTCCCGGTCGGCGGACCGCGCCCAGGCCACGACCTCGTCCGCGCGGGCGGTGACCTCGGCGAGGGACTCGCCCTCGGGGACGCCGTCGCGCCAGATCAGCCAGCCCGGCCGGACCGCCTGGATCTCGGCGGGGGTCATGCCCTCGTAGGCGCCGTAGTCCCACTCCATGAGCGTGTCCCAGGTGTCGGCGCGCTCACCGAAGCCCGCCAGCTCGCACGTCTCCCGCGCGCGTGCCAGCGGGCTGGTGCGTATCTCGACGTCGTCCAGGCCGTCGAACGGCGCCCGGTGCAGCCGTTCGCCGAGCAGTTTCGCTCCCCGGCGGCCCTCCTCCAGGAGCGGCACGTCGGTCCTGCCGGTGTGCTTGCCGGACAGCGACCACTCCGTCTGTCCGTGCCGGGCCAGCAGGATGCGCGGTGCCATGGGGGACCTTTCCGGGACGACCCCGAGAGGGATCGGGGAGAAATCGGGGGCGGGACCCCTCCATCATCGCGCACCCTGGGAGGGGGCAACCCGGGGGGCGATCTGAGCGTCTTTGAGTGCCGGGGGCGCTCGGACCGGGCGCGTTCGTACGACGTAAAGTGGCTCGTTCCGCGCGCCGCGCGACATGAAGGGGGAGGCGATCGGATTGCCGCAGACCGAGACACCGGGCACCGAGGCGGCCCCACGCACCCGGCTGCGCTGGTGGACCGAGCTGCCGTTGATCCTGCTGGTGTACGCCTGCTACTCGGCGGGCCGGCTGCTGGCGCGGGGCGACGTGACGACCGCCGTCGACCACGGCCTGGCGATCCTGCGCTTCGAGAAGGCGCTGTACCTCAACGCCGAGCATCCGCTGAACCGCCTGTTCACACGCGAGGCGTGGCTCGGCGTCCCGGCCGACTTCTGGTACGCCTCGCTGCACTACGTGGTCACCCCGGCGATCCTGGTCTGGCTGTTCCGCTCGCGCGCGGAGATATACCGGGCGGCCCGCACCTGGCTGATGACGTCGACCTTCATAGGTCTGATCGGCTTCACCCTGCTGCCGACCTGCCCGCCCCGGCTGCTGGCCGAGAGCCACGGCTTCGTGGACACGATGGCCCAGTACAGCTCGTACGGCTGGTGGGGCGGCGAGGCGAGCGCCCCGCGCGGGATGGGCGGCATGACCAACCAGTACGCGGCGATGCCGAGTCTGCACGTGGGCTGGGCGCTGTGGTGCGGTGTGATCCTGTGGCGGCACGGCGGCACCCGGCTGGCGAAGACCGCCGCGATCGTGTACCCGCTGGTGACGACGATCGTGGTGATGGGCACCGCCAACCACTACTTCCTCGACGCGGCCGCGGGCGCGGCCGTGATGGGCGTCGGCCTGCTGCTGGCCCCGCTCGTGATGCGCGCGGCCGACCGGGTCAAGGCGGCCTTCGCGGCCCGCTCCACGACCGCCGGTGCCGTCGCCGTACCGCCGGTCCCGGCGGACTCCCTGGGCGCATCCGCCTCGATTGTCAGTGGCGGATGCCAGACTTCCACGGGTGAGCGAATTCCACGGCAGCGCGACTCAGGGTTCGGGTCCGGAACCGAACCCGGTGCCTCCCCCTCGGACGCGGGGGACGGCGCTCCGGCAGCGGCTCGCTGAGCTGCGCGGCCCCGACGTCCCGGCGAAGGCGCTGGACGCCCGGGCCCTCGCGGCGCTCGCCGCGAACCCGGGCTGCAAGCGCCGCGCCCTGCTCGACGGCGCCGGGGTGAACAAGGCGGCGCTGGCCGGGGCGCTGGGCTCCCCGTCGGCCTTCGGGCAGTCCCAGTTCGCCCTCACGCGCGGCAACGCCTTCGAGGCGAAGGTGAAGGCGGACGGCGGTGCCGAACTGCTCCGCCTGGTGCACGAACGGCTGGACCCGGGGGCTGAGCCCCCGGCCTCCGCGAGCGTCCCCGACCTCACCGCGTCCGGCCCCGAGGGCCGTACCGCGCGGACGGCGCTGGCACTGCGCGAGGCCACCGGTCCCGCGCGCGGCACCTGGACCCTGCTCGACCACCCGATGCTCGCGCTGGAGGTGGCCGGCTCCCCCGCCTTCCTGGAGCCGGACGCCGTGGTGGTGCACCCGGACGGCACCTGGACCGTCGTGGAGATCAAGTCCTTCCCGATGCTGGACGGCTCGGCGGACCCCGCGAAGGTCGGCGCCGCCGCCCGGCAGGCCGCCGTCTACGTGCTGGCCCTGGAGGAGGTCGCCGCCCGGCTCGACCCCGCGCCGAAGGTCCGCCACCGGGTGCTGCTGGTCTGCCCCAAGGACTTCTCCAACCTGCCGACGGCGTCCGCCGTGGACGTGCGCAAGCAGCGCGCGGTCACCAGCCGCCAGCTCGCCCGGCTCACCCGCGTCCAGGACATCGCCGACGCGCTCCCCGAAGGGATCTGCTTCTCCCCCGAACTGCCCGCCGAGCAGCTCACGGCGGCCGTCGAGGCCGTCCCGGCGACGTACGCGCCGGAGTGCCTGGCCGCGTGCGAGCTGGCGTTCCACTGCCGGGACCGGGCCCGCGCGGCCGGCGCGGTGACCAGCCTGGGCCGGTCCGTCCGCGCCGACCTGGGCGGGCTGAGCCGGGTCGACGACGTCCTGGCGGCCGCGCGCGGCGAGGCCGGGGACCCCGAGGACCCGGCCGTCGCCGCCCTGCGCCGGGCCGCCCGGCTGCGCGCCGAGGCACTGGGGGCGATGTGTCCCTGATCGCCTCCCTCGCCCGTCTCGAGGCCCTGACCACCGGCCGCGCCCAGCCCGCCGCCACCGTCCGGCACCGGCACCTCTCCGACCGGCCGCTGGTCTTCGTGCCGCTGACCACCGCCGGTGAGGCGGGCGCCCCGCTCGGCGCGCTCGTCGGCACCGACCGGGACGCGCCGCGGCTGCTGGCCGTGCCGCAGCCGCGCGACCGCGACCTCAGGTTCGCGTTCCTGGCCGAACTGGCCGACGTGGTGCTGCCGTACATCGACTCCTACGCGGACGGT encodes:
- a CDS encoding histidine phosphatase family protein, giving the protein MAPRILLARHGQTEWSLSGKHTGRTDVPLLEEGRRGAKLLGERLHRAPFDGLDDVEIRTSPLARARETCELAGFGERADTWDTLMEWDYGAYEGMTPAEIQAVRPGWLIWRDGVPEGESLAEVTARADEVVAWARSADRDVLVFAHGHILRSIGARWLGLPLDFAARIRLNPTSLSVLGWAYGEPAVESWNDLGHLAG
- a CDS encoding response regulator transcription factor is translated as MASVLVVEDDQFVRSALIRHLTDASHTVRSVGTALEALREVAHFRFDVVVLDLGLPDLDGSEALKMLRSITDVPVIIATARDDETEIVRLLNAGADDYLTKPFSVEHLSARMAAVLRRSRSAAGEAPPSSVIRVGGLTVDPLRRQAELDGARLDLTRREFDLLAFLAGRPGVVVPRRELLAEVWQQSYGDDQTIDVHLSWLRRKLGETAARPRYLHTLRGVGVKLEPPAEAGWAG
- a CDS encoding sensor histidine kinase gives rise to the protein MRWALVKVCLAVTAMVVVAFAVPLGLVIKEMARDRAFSNAEREAAVVVPALSITTDREQLERVVASAGSDDGMAVHIPAGDGRGAVDLGRQRAADADIAAVRKLGRASTAEVPGGSALLQPVALSLGTVVIEVFVPESAVSNGVATAWAVLAAVGAGLVVGSVAVADRLGVRMVQPAQRLVEGAHELGEGKLGARVPEEGPNELRLAAVAFNSMADQVVQLLANERELAADLSHRLRTPLTVLRLNAASLGDSPAAEQTRTAVAQLEREVDTIIRTAREAKPQTAAAGPGAGCDAAEVVRERMAFWSALAEDEGRKVRLAGVDRPVRIPVARADLAAALDALLGNVFRHTPEGTAFAVDVHNGDDAVIVLVSDAGPGIPDPETAMARGRGSGAAGSTGLGLDIVRRLAESTGGDVRIGSSVLGGTEIRLWLQLDGREPVRRGHRGAMRRRRRAAAAG
- a CDS encoding spermidine synthase, producing MGKSRSSSRRERDRERDAAAAAPEAVDGGSARFVPDPDRARAWTLLIDDAPQSHVDLDDPAHLSFEYQRRLGHVIDLTAPPGRPLHVVHLGGGAFTLARYVAATRPRSTQQVVERDAALVRLVRERLPLDPGARIRVRSLDAREGLGKIPDGWADLVISDVFSGARTPAHLTSVEFLDEVRRTLKPGGTYAANLADGPPLAHLRGQIATAAARFAELALVADPTVLRGKRFGNAVLVASDLPLPVAELTRRAASDPHPGRVEHGRALTDFTGGAVPVTDASAVASPAPPPSVFR
- a CDS encoding phosphatase PAP2 family protein: MPQTETPGTEAAPRTRLRWWTELPLILLVYACYSAGRLLARGDVTTAVDHGLAILRFEKALYLNAEHPLNRLFTREAWLGVPADFWYASLHYVVTPAILVWLFRSRAEIYRAARTWLMTSTFIGLIGFTLLPTCPPRLLAESHGFVDTMAQYSSYGWWGGEASAPRGMGGMTNQYAAMPSLHVGWALWCGVILWRHGGTRLAKTAAIVYPLVTTIVVMGTANHYFLDAAAGAAVMGVGLLLAPLVMRAADRVKAAFAARSTTAGAVAVPPVPADSLGASASIVSGGCQTSTGERIPRQRDSGFGSGTEPGASPSDAGDGAPAAAR
- a CDS encoding trypco2 family protein, which produces MIELADMIRELRTQLSTALADGEGEALRFELGPVEIEASVAVTREAGADAKVRLWVIDAGASGRYGHAETQRITLTLTPRTATAPSGTVLITGEESPTER
- a CDS encoding DUF397 domain-containing protein, yielding MPRLTWQKSSFSGGGKGNCVELAASGSSLVHLRESDHPRDTTATTPHALAHLLRAVKRGGLRS
- a CDS encoding glycoside hydrolase family 18 protein, with protein sequence MSTHRRRVSGRNKVIGGAVAAAVVGGAVVLVTGTAQAAGVGAAYTRTSDWSTGYTAQYVVTNNSGATKGDWKLEFDLPAGAKLGSLWNAGSKVSGQHITVGPPSWDTDGLAAGESVTVGFVVNGTADPVGCRIDGTSCSADGGATPEPSGRPTTAPSPSASPSASASASASPSVSASPSTGASPSSGGTPTGGTGTTASAGFAPFVDTSLYPAFDLLAHTAATGVKEYNLAFVTDGGGCTPKWGGVTDLASDGVASQIGALRAKGGDVRVSFGGAAGSELATTCSSVDALTAAYTKVVDAYGLTKVDFDVEGGALPNAAANTRRAQAIARLQRSHPGLDVSYTLPVMPEGLTQDGVSLLADAKANGVGIATVNIMAMDYGPAYSGDMGTYAEQAATATQAQVKSVLGLSESAAWKTVAVTPMIGVNDVVTEIFTVEDATQLVAFAKAKGLGWLSMWSVTRDKQCPGGTKNQADATCSSILQSDSAFAKAFAAYK